The genomic segment GATGCTGCTGCAGAGAAGCAGGAGCAGTGCATGACTTCAGTACATTAACGTCAAGCTTTGGTCCCTTCTCTTACTTTCCACATTAGACCAAAGCAGCCTGCTCTCTACTCATTCTTCTCTACCCTCCACCCAAGGCAGCATCTCTGTAACACACGGGGTTGGGCTTGTAGCtaaggaagaaagtaaaagtaACAGCAGTCTACACCTCCCTGAACGTGAGCTGCATCTCAGTCAACTCCCTCACAGGTCCAGCCTTATGGGCCAAAGTCAGGACTGGTCACCCAGGCCTCTCGCTATTCTGCAGTTCTGATGGCCCTCTGGGGTTGCCAAAAGGGAGAAGGATGGAAGGAGCTGGCAACCAATGCTGCAAAAGCTGGTCACCTGACCCACATCTCACATGACTCATATATCCAGAGCTTCCAGAACTCAAAACTCTAGGCTCAAAGAGCACACCAGTTAGTAACTGGTCACTGACCttataaaatgattaaatttcacccatttttttccaacaaatatCTCCTAAGGTGACCAGTGTTTGGGGGAAGTCTCCATATTTTTCATGACTAAGCTTAAGTGCCCTATCCTCTTGAAAGCCCTCTGCCATCTCAAGTGGGTCATACTTTTGCAGCCATACTTTGTGGCTCCAGGAAAGTGCTATTTCCTATCTGGTACCTAGTATTGACTGGCATTCCATGGATCAAGGCTGGTGGTCACTCAGGTTCCCGTGTGGCTGTTCCCCAGGTTTATCTGAGATGTGTCTGCATTCCTTTTTGCCTGAGCTCCCAGAGTCTCTTACCCACGCCACAGCCCAGGCCAACTTGTTCACACGTGCATTCCCAGAGGTGCACAGCACACAAGGTCAATGCTGTATCCTTCCACCCACTGCCCATGTCCTGGTACAGAGTGAGCACAGTGGCTGGCTGCCTGGGAGAAAGTCTGTTAAAGCAGCCAGGGCAGCTGAAATAGGGAGGAACTTCGAAAATATCAGGAATGGGACTCACCAAGCCTCCTCCCTGGTAGTGGCTATAGGACAGGTGCTGGAAACTCTGCTGCAGAGGGATCCCCACACTTGGGGATGCATCCTGGTAGCCCAGAGGAAAAGGGCGGCAGGGGTCTGTGCTGGAGCAGCTGGGATACAGCTTGGGAGGTTCTCTCTCCAGGCACTCAGACCGCACCACAGAATCTGAGTTGATGCTCAGAGGGAGCCCTGAAAAGACATGCAATGAGGGAAGTGTTAAAAATACATGAAGCCAGGAAAAAGGGTACCATGTTGTCTGAAGGTAGCAGTATAAATAAACACTCACATCCATTCACAGACAACTCCCCCATCCATTATGCTTTTGATCCTCCCTGCTTTTTAAACCCTTAACCATGTTCTACTGGCCTCAGCAAAAGTCCTTGGCCCAGCCATGAAGCCCACGCAGGCTGGGTTCCCACCTTCACTCCAGCCTCACTGTCTGGTAACTAGTAGtgccttcttcctcctccacctcGGGGCCTCTGCAGATGCTGTCCCCTCTGCTTGGAAGGCTTTTTCTCCTAAccccattttgccttcttgaatcCTCAGTATCAGCTCCTGATCTTCCTTCAAACCACAGCTAAACCACTTATTAGAGTTCTCGATATACCAATCTGTGCTGTCCTTTTCTTTCACAAGGACAAGATCCTTGAAGGCAAGGAATCTGACTCACCCTCCTTCACCTTTTCATCACTAGTGCTGGGCACACGGTGCTCAGTCCATGGAACAAAGAAAGGCTCCATATCCATAGAAAGGTATCCTTCTTCTAAAACTGCTTTTCAGATCTGTCTTCCTCATCTAGTTCTCCAGGGACCTGTATTTTCCTAGAACGTCCCAGAAGGCAGAACTGGCCTTCGGAGAGCATCAGGCCAATCCCCTTAGCCTACAGAGGGGAGAGGCTGTCACAAAAGGAGCTTGCCTAATTACCAAGTGAGCTGCCCCTCAGCGTCCTGACTCAGACTTGTGCTCTTTCTACCACATTGCCGTAGAGAAAACCAAGAAAACATGTGTCTGCACCCCAAATGAGCCCCTTTTAAAAAGTCTCAAACCTACATGTGACTTGAAATTATAATAGTGAAAGTTACAATACCTAGGGGACAATGTAATTTATGCatgtggagggaggagagaaaaaacACCAACAACGCCTCAATAGACTTTTCTTGTAGGGAGCAGAAAAGAGGTCTCATTCCCATCCATGCCTGGGAAACAGGTGGGAAGAACGCACATACACACCCATTGGGCCAGAGCACGGCTGAGGAGCAAGCCGTCTAAGGCACAAAAGATGAGGGAGGGGTGGGCGGAGGGACACAGGCGCAGTCATAAGGCGCTGGCCCACCTACGAGGACGTTCTGGGGGAGGAGCCTCCAGCACCAGAAAGGGGTGGGAAGAGGTGCGCAGGCGCAATATGGCCCCTCTCCCGAGATCCTCTCTTTTGGGAGGAGGAGCCTCAGCTAAGCGGCCtgggggcctttttttttttttttttgcggccatcttttttttcctcccaaaatggaaaagcagagactacagctaaatatttttaaaaattacccccTCAGAACCACccattcctttctctccttttaccTTCTTGCAAAAAGGCACCAAACCCAAATGCCTACTCAGAAAAAGGTATCCCAAAGCAAGATTCCCTCTAGAAAGCATtttcccaccccaaccccaaggGCCCATACCCGCGGCTGGCCTGGGACGCCAGAGTCGGGGAAGCGGGGAGGCGGCAACCTGGAGAGGAACCAACAGCGGGACAAAGGCTCGGGGCCCCGAGAATCTTACCGAAGTTGGTGAACGGCGGGCTGGGCACAGGCCGCGGCGGCCTGAGCAGCTCCAGGCAGCTGGGGTCGCCCCGGCCGGCGGCCTCCGCCGCCAGCTGGGGCTCCGGAAaactggccctggccctggctgcTTGTTCGCTCAGGCCCACGTGGCCGCCGTTGTGGCCGCCCAGAACCAGCTGGAAGGCACTCGGGTTGGGGCTCCGGCCCCGCGGGGGCCTCTCAGGGAAGCAGGTGGCTGCTTGGCCCGAAGGGCCCGGCTGCGCGTCTCCCAAAGGGACAAGCGGAGGCAGCGGGCAGAAGCTTGGGCCTGGGTTGCCAGCCGCGCCCCCGGAGGCCAGCTGGGTTCCCTGTGCGCACAGGGCCACCTCCTGCTCCTCTCCAGAGGCCTGCTTCTTGAGCATCTTTTGTGCAGCCATGATCCTCTGGCGCTCAGTGATCAAGAAGCACTTCTTACAGGTGCACTGCTTCCAGCGGCACTTGCCCGCGTGGCCCTTGACTGGTACCAGGAAGCCGTGGTTCCGGCACCGCGAGCACTTGGGGGTACGAAGCATCTTGCTGGCCTGCTCTGTAAGGTCTGCATTCATAGCACAACCGTCTCCTCTGAAAGCTTCAGGGACAGTGAAACAGAAGCATTTCCCCCAAGTCCCCGGTGCTGGGAACTTTGGATACACTTGTAACAAGGCGGTGTTCAGTGCATCCCAGGAGCTGCAGCAAGACCCttgcattctctctttttttttggtgcaaaATTTGGAAAGGTTCTGTGCCTTGGTTAACAAGATGCAAAGGATTGGGTTGAATAAGTTCTTCAAGTAATGCTATTGCATGTATATCATCTGGGTTAGCTGCAGTCTTAGGCATTTAATTTCCAAACTTTCTCTTCCCGCCGTACGGTATACAGAAGGACGGAAGGTATTTcgtaatttcaaaaaaaaaaaaaaggcagagtgaTACTCAAGGATCCACATATTCAAAACTCCAGAGGAACGTAGCTGTTGGTAAACCTGTTGCAGTAGAAAAGGATTCCAAGTGTCAAACCGTGTTTCTCCATACagaagctgctgcttctgcttaaTTTCACTTTTCTCCCCTACAAAGAAGCaactgttcacagtgatgcttccagAATATTCTCAGGAGCTCAGTGCAGTGTGATGTTTGCTCAAGGGTGTGCCTTTAGAGTAAttcccattttttaagtcttgCTGGTATAGGAATGCATCTCTGGAAGTGGCATATTGCAGTTGATGCCTTCCAAAGAAAAGCATACTTGGAATGATTTAAAGTAAAAGGGACTTAGGACATTTTAGCATGAGCTTGAACCAGTACTTAATTGTGCCATGAATTTAGTTATTCCTGTAAAGCAACCCAAATCTTGGGACACCTGTAAAGCTGCCACAACTTCATAGTTTTCCCAAGACTGCTAAGctaatttgttttcttgtttgatAGAAATTTGTGACACCCTGaggtcttttttcccccctgcttAGgtcccaaaaagaaagaaagaaagggaaaaaaaaaaaaaaaacttgtcatCATAGGATTAATCATTACCTTTAAGGGCGTAGTTATGGTTAATACCTGGCTGAAATGTGTGCATTTTTAATTGTCCTTTCTCTGAAGTTTTCTGTTTCTGGTAACAGAATGGTAGAAGTGAGAGCCAAGGCCTGGTGTCCACCTTGAACTTCCTGAGCCTCTGGTTGCAGGTGTGCTTTGCATTTCTCACTAGCTACCTGACAATAGGAAATGGTTGCCATTCTGaggctgattatacactggaaaGCTGAAAAGATGTTTGTAAAgtttttttcctgctttgaaGAAATATATTACTCATCTTAAGAGGGCAGAAGTATATGTTTCCTGTACTATTTGACCCTTTAAGAATGTCACTGTTATTTCAATCCGTTTAAAGAGATCTAGGTTTGTCTCTGCTTTGCTCTAACAGCCTGTATCttaatttttgatttaaaaaatatggtcCCATAAATGAACACACAGACAAGTTCTTTTTCTGACTCCACTTAATTCAGAATGTCTAATTTTTTCACTGACCTTGTCATTTGAAAATGTTACTTAAAAATCATGGTTTCAATACTACTGTCAAAAAATCTGGGCACAAACTGCATTCTTTCATGATACTGCAAATTATAAGGTCATTTTCTGCattatcaaatttaaattttaacatcAGGTGCCATCAGCTGATAAGGCCTAAACATGAAAACTACTCTTATTTACATTTCATGCTTGACCACTCAAGATCTCTTCATTTTCCTATTAATGGTTTAAAGGAAAATCCTATTCAAAGACAACcatttgaattcatttattttagccTTTTTAATGGCAAAATGCTTCCATTTTTACTCATAACTTTGGGGCAAAGTATACCCAAGGTGATGTGAATTTGCATACTGCTTTGAGAATGTTAATAAACAACCATAAATCTTTTAAATCCATAGTCATCTTATAAGATGCAGAAACCCTAGGGTTTATACAGTaaacaaataagagaaaaagactagtttatttctctcttcccctCAAAGTCTCAATTTATGTAGGTAAATTCCAACAGAGCTTTATTTATTTCATGCTTGGAAATTCAGGCAAATTGATAGGTTTGTTTTATTTGGGTTGATGGCTGATTACTTCTTAGGCtgctgaatatatacatatatgtgtgtcaaatttatttatattgttatttaaaaagtaatatgtaAAATGGAAAAGCTGGAAGTCAAAGAAGGATGAGGCCATAGTAGACCCCTTCCTTCCCTACACTGAAACATCTGGATGTTTATGTTTAAGAAGGTCTGCATCATCATAAGCAGAAGTTTATAAAAAAGTTACAGTGCTGAGGAATCACCAGTTTGACTAACCACAAAGGGGCTGGTTGATAGTCATATCTGAGTCCCAGCTTTAGATACGGCtgcttcttccacagagtcctgAATTTCCTACCTTCAATAATGGCTCTTCTCTTCAGTTAACATGATTGTAATTGATACTGTTTATTTTAAAGAGTCTTGTATTATGCTGTGCATGGGGGTATCACTTGTAATCATTAAATATTGTGTGCACAGTAATGTTTCCTCACTGGTAGCATGCAAGAGTAAGGAAGGGCTTTTTTGCCTATAGCATCTTCCCCCCAGTAGCTATAACCCAGATATCTCCTGTCTTCTTCAGGCTCTCTCTCATGAGCAATGAAAACGTGACTGAAGATTTTGCAGGGGGTAGAGGGGAGGATTTACATGACATATCTTGTAGCAGGTGCTTTAAAATCCTGTGTTAGTGTTTCTCTTCTCTCAAGATCCTCCTCTGCTGTGCCACACACACTGGAGAGGAAGTGATCTGGTCCCCCTCCACCTtgcccaccctccccatccccatctcACTACCCAGGCTCTCTAGCTTTTCTCTTCTTGATTTTTGAGAGTTCTGTAATGGCTGTGACTATCTTACTTCCCTTTATATCTAGCACAATA from the Bos javanicus breed banteng chromosome 3, ARS-OSU_banteng_1.0, whole genome shotgun sequence genome contains:
- the DMRTB1 gene encoding doublesex- and mab-3-related transcription factor B1, giving the protein MQGSCCSSWDALNTALLQVYPKFPAPGTWGKCFCFTVPEAFRGDGCAMNADLTEQASKMLRTPKCSRCRNHGFLVPVKGHAGKCRWKQCTCKKCFLITERQRIMAAQKMLKKQASGEEQEVALCAQGTQLASGGAAGNPGPSFCPLPPLVPLGDAQPGPSGQAATCFPERPPRGRSPNPSAFQLVLGGHNGGHVGLSEQAARARASFPEPQLAAEAAGRGDPSCLELLRPPRPVPSPPFTNFGLPLSINSDSVVRSECLEREPPKLYPSCSSTDPCRPFPLGYQDASPSVGIPLQQSFQHLSYSHYQGGGLVAEPVGDFQPSYYPPLGQAPQPQFLPPGFLSALQVLLPPLPPPPSATFSLTILSDTDKENTDDQDVEGPSEPSQPSSQEESN